From Pseudorasbora parva isolate DD20220531a chromosome 25, ASM2467924v1, whole genome shotgun sequence, one genomic window encodes:
- the LOC137065031 gene encoding uncharacterized protein produces MAPTTPLTKTVQYWFTGIKKAQRTSPWKIPAIMDRILLIISILLQAASPRGSHSLWVLITYIKGETQFPKLAGTFMLDDIIVGYYDSETRSYATRGNTTNEDDVVDPNHLNTISNYMIAHFMRRSHYLKPINHTESHVVYQVMFLCEQLENDKPGQMITKNAFRGSTVDELHFLDAKFTYQSSLNYTAQQIKLSLELSMWRHETIFYPACIQTLKNFLKKRGTQVNRKVKPRVRLIQKANSDSGGFRVSCLATGFYPRHINLTLLRDGQPVSDHEITGGDLLPNGDGTYQMRKSLEISGADKHTYTCSATHLSLDNKLDVTLEYDHGEPFKSVIPSVLMVLALTLVFGATTAITAWKRRRAGKKIIKIDMGSENNIIEISAIPIRRYVYILNLVYIHSKKSTKLQLLRYNWLSLLGCNMENILLFLLSLPIAAPKGSHSLCMHATYIKGQTSFPEFSYVLMLDDVRVLYYNGETKTLIPRGNTTAEDDVFDANVLLTISDNVQSSFLEKWVVATKNVNKTYSVLALQRLVVCELKDDGEPGQMITRDAVSGSTTDELLYVDKNFTYQGNLNVSALLLNVHLKISMWNHEHLYQPFCIKTLKGYLKKRRNQVNRKVKPKVRLLQKKLSSGSRVSCLATGFYPRHINLTLLRDGQPVSDHEITGGDLLPNGDGTYQMRKSLEISAADKHTYTCSATHLSLDNKLDVTLEFDHGEPLNLLILSVLMVLALMVFGAAAAITAWKRRRADSIKMGYSTASASEESVTHQTLLIS; encoded by the exons ATGGCCCCGACTACACCACTGACCAAGACAGTACAGTATTGGTTTACTGGCATTAAAAAAGCACAGCGCACATCTCCTTGGAAAATTCCAGCCATTATGGACAGAATTCTTTTGATTATCAGCATTTTACTTCAAGCAGCTTCACCAAGAG GTTCTCACTCTCTGTGGGTGCTTATAACGTACATTAAGGGAGAAACACAGTTTCCTAAATTAGCTGGCACATTTATGTTGGATGATATCATAGTAGGATATTATGATTCGGAGACAAGAAGCTATGCTACAAGAGGAAATACTACAAATGAAGATGATGTGGTTGACCCAAATCACCTCAATACCATAAGTAATTATATGATTGCTCATTTTATGAGAAGATCACATTACCTGAAACCCATCAACCACACAGAAA GTCATGTAGTTTATCAGGTGATGTTTCTTTGTGAACAGCTTGAAAATGATAAACCTGGCCAAATGATCACCAAAAATGCTTTTAGAGGCTCTACAGTTGATGAACTGCATTTTCTGGACGCTAAATTCACATATCAGAGTTCTTTAAATTACACGGCACAACAAATAAAACTATCTCTGGAACTGTCCATGTGGCGTCATGAGACTATATTCTACCCAGCCTGCATACAAACCCTGAAGAATTTCCTTAAAAAGAGAGGAACTCAAGTAAACAGAAAAG TGAAACCGCGAGTCAGACTCATTCAGAAAGCAAACTCTGATTCTGGAGGGTTTCGTGTGAGTTGTTTGGCAACAGGATTTTACCCTCGTCACATCAACCTGACCCTGTTGAGAGATGGGCAGCCTGTATCCGATCATGAGATCACTGGAGGAGATCTGCTGCCCAATGGTGACGGGACGTACCAGATGAGGAAGAGTCTGGAGATCAGTGGTgcagacaaacacacatacacctgCTCTGCCACACACCTCAGTCTGGACAACAAACTCGACGTCACTTTGG AGTATGATCACGGGGAACCATTTAAATCAGTGATTCCTTCAGTTCTGATGGTTTTGGCTCTTACATTGGTGTTTGGGGCTACAACTGCGATAACTGCATGGAAAAGACGACGGGCAGGtaagaaaataattaaaatagatATGGGTTCAGAGAACAACATAATCGAAATTTCAGCTATTCCGATTAGACGGTATGTATATATCCTAAATTTGGTATATATACACTCAAAAAAGAGTACAAAATTGCAGCTTTTAAGGTACAACTGGCTGTCACTGCTGGGGTG CAATATGGAaaacattcttctttttctGCTTTCACTTCCAATAGCTGCTCCAAAAG GCTCTCACTCTTTGTGCATGCATGCAACATACATTAAAGGACAAACGTCATTTCCTGAATTTAGCTATGTATTGATGTTGGATGATGTCAGAGTTCTGTACTATAACGGTGAGACGAAGACTCTCATTCCAAGAGGAAATACAACAGCTGAAGACGACGTGTTCGATGCAAATGTCCTCCTCACCATAAGTGACAACGTACAGTCATCCTTTTTGGAAAAATGGGTAGTAGCAaccaaaaatgttaataaaacttaca GTGTTCTGGCCCTTCAGAGGCTGGTTGTGTGTGAACTGAAGGACGATGGTGAACCGGGACAAATGATCACACGGGATGCTGTCAGTGGCTCCACCACAGATGAGCTGCTTTATGTTGACAAGAACTTCACATACCAGGGTAATTTAAACGTGTCTGCTCTTTTGCTGAACGTCCATCTGAAAATCAGCATGTGGAATCATGAACATTTATACCAACCATTCTGCATCAAAACACTCAAGGGTTaccttaaaaaaagaagaaatcaAGTCAATAGAAAAG TGAAACCCAAAGTCAGGCTGCTCCAGAAAAAACTCTCTTCTGGGTCTCGTGTGAGTTGTTTGGCAACAGGATTTTACCCTCGTCACATCAACCTGACCCTGTTGAGAGATGGGCAGCCTGTATCTGATCATGAGATCACTGGAGGAGATCTGCTGCCCAATGGTGACGGGACGTACCAGATGAGGAAGAGTCTGGAGATCAGTGCTgcagacaaacacacatacacctgCTCTGCCACACACCTCAGTCTGGACAACAAACTCGACGTCACTTTGG AGTTTGATCACGGGGAACCGTTAAACTTATTGATTCTGTCAGTTCTGATGGTTTTGGCTCTGATGGTGTTTGGAGCTGCAGCTGCTATAACTGCATGGAAAAGACGACGGGCAG ATTCCATTAAAATGGGCTATTCTACTGCTTCTG cATCTGAAGAAAGTGTGACACATCAAACTTTGTTAATATCATGA
- the LOC137064795 gene encoding major histocompatibility complex class I-related gene protein-like: protein MIKLFVLLWVLSIPTSVSTGSHSLWYLVTFIKGNSPFPEYSGTLMLDDMTVGYYNSDTKTHISRGNTTNEDGLFNQEDDITIRDRLYVYLVDAFSPVNHTDGLVVYQLLGLCELSDNDIPGHLIIMSALNGSTIDEIRYFNGKFTYKGPLKYTEHDSDPLLQAYLWYHEVFTYPICLKTLKSYLKKRRTQIKRRVKPRVRLIQKANSDSGGFRVSCLATGFYPRHINLTLLRDGQPVSDHEITGGDLLPNGDGTYQMRKSLEISAADKHTYTCSATHLSLDNKLDVTLESGETFKQVISSVLVVLSLGLVLLTVVAIIIWRRRHSASYTCDYSSASSTEDSVDKT, encoded by the exons ATGATCAAGTTGTTTGTTCTTCTGTGGGTGCTTTCAATTCCAACATCCGTTTCAACAG GTTCTCACTCTTTATGGTACCTTGTAACGTTCATTAAGGGAAACTCTCCATTTCCTGAATATAGTGGCACATTAATGTTGGATGACATGACAGTAGGATACTACAATTCAGACACAAAGACTCATATTTCAAGAGGAAATACTACAAATGAAGATGGTCTGTTTAATCAAGAGGATGATATTACCATAAGAGACCGTTTGTATGTGTATCTTGTGGATGCATTCAGTCCTGTAAATCATACAGATG GTCTTGTAGTTTACCAGCTATTAGGTCTTTGTGAACTGTCGGACAATGACATACCAGGACATCTTATCATCATGAGTGCATTGAATGGCTCTACAATAGATGAAATTCGATATTTTAATGGCAAGTTCACATATAAGGGTCCTTTAAAATATACAGAGCATGACAGTGACCCGTTACTGCAGGCATATCTGTGGTATCATGAGGTATTTACTTACCCCATCTGCCTAAAAACTCTCAAGTCTTatcttaaaaaaagaagaactcAAATAAAGAGGAGAG TGAAACCGCGAGTCAGACTCATTCAGAAAGCAAACTCTGATTCTGGAGGGTTTCGTGTGAGTTGTTTGGCAACAGGATTTTACCCTCGTCACATCAACCTGACCCTGTTGAGAGATGGGCAGCCTGTATCTGATCATGAGATCACTGGAGGAGATCTGCTGCCCAATGGTGACGGGACGTACCAGATGAGGAAGAGTCTGGAGATCAGTGCTgcagacaaacacacatacacctgCTCTGCCACACACCTCAGTCTGGACAACAAACTCGACGTCACTTTGG AGTCAGGAGAAACATTTAAGCAGGTGATTTCCTCTGTGCTTGTGGTTTTATCATTGGGGTTGGTGTTACTGACTGTGGTTGCCATTATTATATGGAGAAGGCGTCATTCAG CTTCATATACATGTGACTACTCCTCTGCTTCTT CAACTGAAGACAGCGTGGACAAAACATAA